The window TACGTTCTGGTGGCAGCTTCTTTTCTATgttttgaaaattaatctatTGGAAGTTTTAGCTCTTCTGACTCCATTTATCATTTTTGAAAGGAAGCGTTCCTTCAATATCAATACACAACAGTTAAATTTCTCCATGTTTTGGAACTTCAACTTGTAAACTCAAGGCGCTTTATCTTATATAGCTGTATTTGTGCATTAATATCTTATGGTATTGTGAAATAGATGGTTGAAAGGTTATGCTGGATGGCTGACAAATCAGATAAAGGGCTCTTGCAAAGTGGTGGTCTTTTGGTCAATTATATATACAGGTATTTGTTCCTGTCCGAACTTGCAAGTTTCGTGTGTGCACAGTGCACATTCATTGAATTTTTATTGAGGATTATTTTGGGTCTCCTTATTGCTGAAACCTAGTAGTTATTCTATATATCATTAGTATATGCCTTTTCTGAATGGGATCCTCGCTTATTGGACATTATTTATATAACCCCCTTGTAAAACAGGATCATATCCGAAAATAGTAGTAGTATAGTATAGGGTTATATGGTTTAGGGATCCTCACTTACACAATTTGAATAAAAACACAATTGTTACCAGTTACaacatttgagagcgttgatgaattaaacggtgaatgaaacgttaaaatggtgaattaaacatttgagagcataacaatggtttagggcaaattataaagacaacaactaaTACATAATAAGGAtagaaacgttaaaatggtgaaataAACGGAAATTGCTAAGAATTTTGACGGAAAATACTACGGCAGTTAGATTGTgcataaactagatgctacTATGAGGAATAATCTTACAGAAATGCTACCACTCGCGTTTCATGAAAATTCGatgttaccatgtggaatttttctatttataataaCCCCCTTGTAAAACAGGATCATTGATTCATTTCCAAAAAGTACTAGTAGTAGTAGTATAGGGTTATATGGGGCAATATTccccaaaaaaattataaggatGTATTGTCCTGTGATTCTCTCAAGTCACGTGTAATggcttgtaatttttcaatgCTACTGCAGGTTGGACAACATTGAACAGAACGCACAATTGTATTTAAGCACGAACCACATTACTGCTGCAATGGATCTTTGGAGACTTGTAGAATAGATGTAGTGTACTTACTTACACTAGTATCACTTGTACCTATGTATATGAGTTTTACATGTATAAATTTTCTCCTACCAGCAAACATCACCAACAATTTGAATTGTTCATATTACAACTAAAATCGTCCAAGTTTGCTGAtgaaatttacaaaatatacatATCAAATTGGATTCTTTGTGTACATGCCTTGAAAACTTGTAAATCTTTGAGCTCTTATAAATGAACTCCGTTCTTACGTCTTAGTGTGCTGGCCTTTGTGATTATACTAGAATAGCTGTTTTGCTCCTAGCTCTCGACATGACTAGTTTCTTGGACATATTCCCTCATGAGCTGCGTGTTTGATTCGTTTACCATCTGCATCCACGTCTCAGTAGTATTATGAGATGCATAAACAGACAGAcgtgcaaaaacaaaaacacatagCATCATTGGATTTTGAGTAATATTTCTTGACGGGTTGAATTTACTATGGATATCAGGATTGGAGATTAGTAAACTTTTTCTTGGGACAGCGAAAAATCTATTGTATGAATATTATATTCCCTCATTTCCTAAACATAAAGTTTGTGTATACAATTTTGAGAAGTCTGGAATACAGGGATGTCTCGTTTATTTTGGGCCCTAGAGCGAAAGATGAaagacttttaaattttaaggaaTATATTTTTTGGGCTCAAAAAAATTTGCGCCCTGGGCGATTGCCTTCTTTGCCCTTGCTAATCGACGGCCATGCTGGAAACCATTATTACATTTCCTTTTGTTAGAATAGATTGTGAAGATTGGAACAGTATTTGTATTACATTTCAGGGTACAGTATTTCTTTCTTTTACCTTCATTGATAACCGCTCCAAGTTGTCCCACTCAAAGTCGTTGCTGCAGTAAGCTGACCGAACCTGGATTTTTAGCACGAATTAGATTGATTCAGGTTGTCGTAAAACAAGAGTCTTCTAGATATGCAATTTATCAACTAACCTCAAGAATTCGTAGTGCTGTTCCGTAAAATAGTGATGTTTTGATGGGTATTCCATAAGGTAATCAGAAAAATGTTGTTAGTTACTTGATGATAGAAAACATCAGATTCTTGAATAATGTTTGAGAGTTAAGAAACATACCTAAACTTTTATGCTTGGAGGATTCTCTCATCAAGTCTGCACAAAACTTGTCTCCATCACTTAAGGAGTGTGTATTCAAGAATTCCATTAAATCCTGGTGTGCTTCTGGGTTATAGCTCTGCTCTGGCAATACAAAGTTATCAGACCGGAAACTTTGACATTTTTCCTTATGTCGATCACAAACTCGTCTCGCAAGTGAGGATTACTAATACTGAGCTAGGTAATGCTTTTGTTTACTAATGTTGTTGTTACCCCGAAGTCAACTAAGTATTGGGAGGAGAACATTAACATTCCGTCATCACCTTAACGGcacgtttggtaggtggtattaaacggtggtaatgtgaatgaaaattagtgtaattttggttgaaaattctcttggctaccttgatggccatacttgatcaacttcaatcatctcattttctttataaaatttatttcaatgcattacAATTACCGTCATTTAGTACCTCTAACCAAATGGGCCGTAATGTCACTAAGTGACTCCTACTCAAGCGGCGTTTGAAAGCTTGTATGTACGCACCATTCCCCTCGGAAATAAAGAGGTCGAGAGGGGAAGCAGGGGAGAAATACGAGGAGCATCAGAAGATGAAGAGTTACCTGAAGCTGGGAAGCAACTATTTTAACTGCAATGTATGTGAAGAAATGGTGAAGATTCTTGGCTGCCTTTGCCTCTGGAGATGCTTCTCCAAATCCTACACCAAAAGAAACGGAAAAAAAAGCTCGCTTAATCGGTTAGTCATCTTATCTAGCAAGAACAATAGTATATAACAACAACATTAAAGCCTTAATCTTAATCAACATAAATCGTAAGAAAACAAATAACAAAGAAGAATACCAGGGACAAACATCTTGCTGCAGACGACACGCGTAGACTGAGAAGTTCTGCGCGGCCATGGCCTTGAAGGGATATATTTTCCGTTGTTTGGTTTTGGTATTACTCCTAAAAATGGTGGAACAGAAGATAGCCTGAAGACAGTTGAGTAATCCATTGGTGATACCTTTAAAAGCTGGGTTTTTGGTTGGAGAAATACAAAGCTTAAACTCCACTACGTTGATATTGTCCTTGAATTGACTTGATTACTTTGGCAATCCCAAAATATCTATTTGTCTTATTCCACAATATTTATGTGATCAAGATTTTTAGAACACATTCTAATCGCCTCACATGTTTACAACTTTTAAGTCTTTGTTTCTCTCATTTATTGATTATTACTGAATGGATTTTGTTAATGttatattttgcttatttttattttatttatgttatagttttatttttatttttttgggacCACTTTTTTTGAGGCAATGTCAGTTAAGATATAAAGTGAAAACAATGGAACaaacttttataattaaatagacTTGAAGTTTAACTTATtcgaattgaatttgatttattGAAACTCGTGAAAACTGAAAATTTGATTATTACTTAGTTGGAGTAAGTAAGTGATGTTATAATTTCTGAGTATGATTTTCACCTAATAAGGCTAATAGTTTAGTTTAccatgtaatatatatatatatatatatatatatatatatatatatatatatatatatatatatatatatatatatatatatatatcaaatgagaagggtaaaagGAAATTTTAGTCGTCCAGATaaaagatcaatggtcaagatGATTTTAATACTTGCATGCGGTTCAGGATGGGTTAATCctgaattttttctttttcatggtCAAATCGGTTCACAATAGGTTTCTTTTGTCAGTGATATACCCATTGATTTTCTCTCTCATGcgatttcttttctttctctctctcatGTGATTTCACTCATCTTCATCATAGTTCATTtggaaattttcattttccACTTCGATTTCCTCTGCGTTTACCCACTGATTTACTCTACTCCTTGATCTTCTTCACAACTTCAAGGCTTCTCTACCATTTTATTCTTCGAAGCTTTTAGGTTCGTGCATTATTGATCTGGTATGTGATTATCCACTGATTAttgcgtttttttttttgagtttttaggTTTTTCAAGCTTTGTTCTTCGATTCTTTtgtgtttttagggtttatcaGCGATTTTTACTATTTACTGTTTTGTcattgattttttagtttttcaatttCATGTTTATTCATTTTTCTGTTCTTGGAAGCTTTTAGGTACTTTGAAGCTTCGttctttgattttttagggtCGTGcataatttctttctttttgtacCTTCTTCTCATATTATTCACATTATTTGTCATAGTTACTTTCTttttcaacataataacattccttttaaacatagttactttcttttttgatattgatttttatttcaatgaatttattttttttcccttaTAGTGATCTTTTTATGATTCATTAAACCTATTAGCTCAATTGGTAGAGCACTCTGTTCTTCATTGTATGGAGGATGTAGGTTCAAATTCTACATAGGCTATCATTTGTATTTTGTATGAAGAGACAGTAACTTATATAATCATAGTATCATTTACTAagaacatagtaacttttaataagAAAATAGTATGCACAACAGTATAAAAACTTTTACAAAAACATACTAACATTTTACTAAGAAGATAATAAACATCTTTATCTTAACCATCTTTGTTAAACATAAGTATATTATAGTAACTTTTAAAATGAACATaataacctttaatcataacatagaaTTATTTTCAAAGAACATAGTAtatcattaactcaacaaagTTTTTCACaattacaaaagagaagacaaCAATTATACATAATCATATTCACTTCTTAACAATCCCTTAGTTATTCATAAGCAAATCATATTCACTTCTTAACCATCCTTTAGTTATTCATAAGTAAATTATActtttgaattgattttttcACAATATTCTCGAGTAGACAGATTTAGCTTAACAAGTAGGAGCCTATGTAGGATTTGAACCTACATCATCTGTGCAATGTAAGCACAAATACACAGTGTTTGACCAAATTGAGCTattaggatcaaataagaaggatgttaaaatgagaagggtgagaaggatttttgtttgattttgtttggtactatatatacaaaaaggatattatgttataaattaagaacattttaaaaattatttcatagttacctttctgtgtaacatagttactttacaattataagtttttggctcaatcgtgaccatagattttttttatttgagtgaaataaagggtgtagagtccttcttacccttctcattttcaaccccttttggatccctcccatatatatatatatatatatatatatatatatatatatatatatatatatatatatatatatatatatattggatcatataaaaacaattaaagtggTGAAAGTTAAAAATAGGTATACATAAAAGGTTAAATGGTGTACATATTTTAGTGACAATATTGTAAATAAGTGGATATGCAAAAGGTGTACATATTTGGATGTCATTTCtgtaaataatatgaatttttttcacaaaaatatgtacaccCTATAAGATAATATGTACACCTTTTGCTacaatatgtatattttaatctgattttcagttttcacctgATTctgcccatatatatatataaagagagAGAATCCTTTGTTAGTTTTAGTGGTCAAGAGTCTTTCTTTTCACTTTAGTGACaagagtttgattctcactATCTACAAGAATGATTAATTCATTcctccaaaaaaatatttataaggATAACAGAAGGTAATGTGACGACAATTTAAATTGTTTTGATGAAATAACTAATGAGTAAATCCTTTTGTATAAAATAACTAATTTCATTTCCTTGCAAAGCAcattttttgtgtttgttttaagtattttttcagTTTAGCTTAAAAGTAGTTTTATCTATTAGTTTAAAGTTTGTCAAACAAATTTTTGGCAAATAAGCTGAAGAACTCTTTGGCTATATCCTTTTTAAAGACAAAATCAACCAGTAAACTATCTAGCTAAACAATCTTCATGGGCCAAAAGTCAAACATAGCACTAGAACTAGAAGTACttcaaattaaatgatacatctAAAAGCATAGAACTAAAAGAGTTACAAATATAGTAGTAATGTGCTATAATTTAACCCTGAACAAGCTTAGCCATGCCAAATGCAGCAGCAGAAGCCAGTGCTCCAATCAAAGCAGTTTGAAAGGCACTCTTTATGGGTTTACTGCCTGTGAAATGACCTTTGGCGTAACCAAATATTAAGAGGGCAATCAATGTTAAGACTACTGATGCTAACAAAGCTTTTTTAGCCACAGGAATCAATATGTAAGGAAGAAGAGGGACTATTCCACCAATTATGTAGGCTATTGCTATTGTCACTGCACTTTGTAAGGCTCTTCTTGGCTCTGGCTTCTCCAAACCTAGCTCAAACCTGCATCATATTCATCATAAATACTTCTTAACTTTGTTATAGTTGTAGACGGCTCTTTCTATAAGTGTCAATCGTAAATGatctttttgttgttttataaGGGTAAGATTGCGTAGACAGCACATCTAATCTAGTCCTTCAATGTCGTTTAATTGGGACTTACGTAATGACATTATGGTCTTAAAATGTTGCTAATAACGGTCAAAATAATTGTCGATATGGAAATGAGTGCAATTTCATCCTAGTGTAATTAGTTTGTCCATGACATTTTTAGGATATAGTATGAAAGTAAAGTGTAAAAACTAAGACTTAGAGGTAGACTAAAGGCACCCTTAAACCTTGGTGTGTACAACTAGGTAGTTGAGTTTAGGCTTATACTATTGCGTTATTGACTAAGGACACCCTTAAAGGCACCACATAGTTGAAAAGATTTTCATCTCTAAGAAAGGTATATGTGTTGGACAAAAAGTTAGTTGTAGGACAACTAAATATTATACCacacataattttttttcatttttcattaggttaattttatttatcgaACATTGAAAGAAAACCAATTTAAGGATGTGAGAATACAAACGAAAAACCGAAAGAAGTATGTCGAGTATCAAATAATTTTTAGCATCGTTACAATCAAAATTCTATCAGGATATATGAATAAATAGGGTATACGTGTAACATgtgaaaattgaaattaagatgCAAAATAAAGACTTAAAAAACTACATGGTGAAAGAAAAGGATCTCTAGAAATTTATGTCTATGAATCTGACACGAAGATTAAGAAAATGGTGGAACATTAGAATTATATGTAGAATTTTTAACAGGGTAGATTGAGGGAATCAATAAAAAGGCTAAGTGAGATTCAATCGCATGATCTTGCTTAAGAAATACGATACTTGATCAAATTAAGACAAGATCCGAATCTCTTATATGTacaattaaaaagagaaaaaaatttaaaatgaataaataaaaataaaaaaatatttaaaacattatcaaaataaaaatgttgcaaaataaacaaagacgATCCTGAACAGAAATGGTTTGTACACTACAGGGAGTTCCAGatacaaaaatcaaagaaagacAAAATTTGATTAGAGAATCAATGGACACTACCAAACAGAAAAATACAATAACGTAAGCTTGCATTGCCACCTTAGTCTGTTATGTTGTGTCATTATCACATTTCTGTTATATGACTAATCAATTAatcattatatatttaattgaatctCCTTAAAATGACTAAACGAGAAAATATAGTAGTGAAAGTAGTGTGACTATTGTAACATTGCAACTTTATAAGCGAGAAGAATGAATTTCATGATCTCTTAGTTTGAATATGCACCCTTTTCAACCAATTTAAAGGTctcataattaaattaaaaatagtaaaatatgaGTAAGTTGATGggaaaattgaaatgaatttaattttcaatcttTGGTCTTCAATATTTATCATTAAACACCTTTAccaattaaaatagaaatcaattttaattttaaaataatcactatttactcaaaatcttaaaatgatcacttacgatattaaagtaatcaattaaagaaataggctaattatatgagtttgtctcatgatgagacggtctcatacgaGACGAGCTGATTTATGAgttttatttgatgaaaatgatgaataaaaacaaaattgtaAAGAGGAAAAAGGACTAACTTCATCATGAAATCAAGCCATGCTTGAGGTTTTCTCCTGAGAGCATTCACAACAGGAGCATACTCATGTGGTTCAATCCCATATTCCGCCAATATCTCTTCAACTTCAGCCGCCTCTGTATTTACATTCCAACATCTTTAATTTATGAATGTTTTgtattgatttcaatttcaatgtattaatttttaggcatgtacaatgtaatattttcaaattagtCGATCCTTTAAAAGTTCACCCCAATCCACTAATCTTGTGTGAGTTGACTTACTAACAACTCAATCTTTTGAACAAGTTGAGTTGTAGATTCTTAGTGAAACTCGGGTACATTATCCAACTTTACAATAATCACAAAAATGATTATATGAGGTGGATTCATTATGAAACATGTTTCATGTATGAGTTAAATAGTctgaattaaaacaaatttataaGAAAACTATAAAATGAactctttattttaaaatcatttcaCTAAAAAACAatcttttataaaaataattattacaattatAAATTCCTGATATTTAGATAAAGCAGtgataaaagaaaatatgtcaCCGTAACAAAATTCTCAagattttattaggtacttatATATTAAAAC of the Amaranthus tricolor cultivar Red isolate AtriRed21 chromosome 6, ASM2621246v1, whole genome shotgun sequence genome contains:
- the LOC130814780 gene encoding chaperonin-like RBCX protein 1, chloroplastic is translated as MDYSTVFRLSSVPPFLGVIPKPNNGKYIPSRPWPRRTSQSTRVVCSKMFVPGFGEASPEAKAAKNLHHFFTYIAVKIVASQLQSYNPEAHQDLMEFLNTHSLSDGDKFCADLMRESSKHKSLALRILEVRSAYCSNDFEWDNLERLSMKMVNESNTQLMREYVQETSHVES
- the LOC130815457 gene encoding vacuolar iron transporter 1-like, yielding MAALTASSNAQKTTLLKQHKEKHFTAGEVVRDIIIGVSDGLTVPFALAAGLSGANASSSIILTAGIAEVAAGAISMGLGGYLAAKSEADHYAKELKREQDEIIAVPDIEAAEVEEILAEYGIEPHEYAPVVNALRRKPQAWLDFMMKFELGLEKPEPRRALQSAVTIAIAYIIGGIVPLLPYILIPVAKKALLASVVLTLIALLIFGYAKGHFTGSKPIKSAFQTALIGALASAAAFGMAKLVQG